The genomic stretch GAAGACAAGATGATGTTCCAGCTCAAGGGCCCCGTACCGGAGGGAGACTATACGATCCCCCTCGGCGTAGCCGATATTAAGCGCGAAGGCAAAGATATAACCCTCGTCGGCACCAGCAGCATGGTGCATGTGGCTCTCGAAGCAGCCAAAATCCTGGCGGAGATCGGGATTGAAGCCGAAGTGGTCGATCCGCGCACGCTGAAACCTTTGGACACTGAAACTCTGATTAACTCTGCTAAGAAAACCAGCCGAGCCATTGTCATCGATGAGGGCTACCATTCTTATGGGGTAACGGCTGAGATCGCTTCCATTATTGCCGATGGCGCCTTTTATTATCTGGATGCCCCAGTTAAACGGATGGGAGCGATGGACGTGCCGATTCCCTTCTCGCCCGCCTTAGAGGATTTGACCGTCCCTACCCCGGCAGCGGTGGTGGAGATGGCAAAAACATTGTGCGGCAAAGTCTAAGTTGGTTGGTAACGGGAGAACGAAGATGGCGACCGAAGTCTTTATGCCCGCCCTGGGCATTGCCCAGGACACTGGAAAACTGCTGGAATGGCTGGTTCAGGAGGGACAAACCGTCCAAAAAGGACAGCCGCTCATGGTCATCGAGACCGATAAAACCACGGTCGAGATCGAGGCGCCGGCTTCAGGAATTTTAGCCAATGTGCGCGCCCGGCCCGGGGAGGACATCCCGGTAGGGCAGGTGATCGCACATATTTTAGAGGCTGGTGAATCCGTTGCGACGGCACAGGCAAGGGTTTCCCCATCGTCTGGACCTGCCAAAGCTGCCAGCCCGGTAGCCGCCCGTCTGGCGGCTGAAAAAGGGCTCGATCTCAGCCAGGTGCCCAGCCACGGCGAGCGCGTGACCAAAGAGGATGTTCTGGCTTATCTGGCGGCGCAGGCTCAAACCGCCGCTCCCGCCCAGCGAGTTTTAGCCTCCCCCAAAGCGCGGCGTCTGGCGCGAGAAAGTGGAATTGCGCTTGAAGCCTTAAAAGGGAGCGGACCTCAAGGCGCTGTGCTCGCCGCCGACGTTCTCCAGGCGGTTGAAAGCCGTCCACCGCTTGTACCATCTGTTAACACGTCTGGTATCGAACAGCCCGCAATGGTCAGCCGCATGTGGCGGACAATGGCAAAACGGATGAGCGAAAGCTGGCGAACTGTGCCGCACTTCTTTTTAGAAATCGAGGTGAATGCCTCTGCTCTGCTGAAATGGAAAGAACACCTGCGCGCCCGGGGACAGGCAGAGGTGACGATTACCGATCTCTTGATCAAGTTAACCGCTCTTGCGCTGCACGAACATCCGCGCTTGAACGCCAGCTGGATTGATGAGGACCTGGTCTTGCACGAGGAGATCAATATCGGCCTAGCAGTGATGGTAGAAGAAGGGTTGCTGGTGCCGGTCATTCACCATGCCGATCGCCTGGGGGTGCTGGAAATCGCTGCCCGGCGCAAAAAGCTGATCGCCGGGGCGCAGGCTAACCGCCTGAGCCTGGAAGAGATGAGTGGTGGGACATTCACGTTGAGCAATCTGGGCATGTTTGGGGTGAGCGCCTTTAGCGCCATTATCAATCCTCCTGAGGCAGGTATCCTGGCGGTGGGAGGTATTGAAGAAAAAGTCCTGGCGCGACAGGGTGAAATGGTGATTCAACCCCGCATGCGCCTGACGCTCTCGCTAGATCACCGGGTGGTCGATGGGGCACGCGGCGCGCAATTTTTACAGACTTTGAAGGGGTTGATCGAAGAACCCCTGCGTGCGCTGGAATGAGATTTTTCTTGCTTACCGGGCATGTCCTAACCCCCTTCCCATCTTCCACAGGGCGAGGGGAGAAGCCCTCACCTCCGTCCCCTCTCCCACAGGGCGAGGGGAGATAGATTCCCTCTCCATTATTGAGAGGGTTAGGGATAGCGGCAAAGTGTCCAGATGCGAGGGGCAACATTGTCGGCGGGCTAAAGCCCTACCTCAATCCGTGAAAGCCTTGCAGGCTAACCTGGGCGAGGGGGGATGCTTTCACCCTCAGCCCCTCGCCCACAGGACGAGGGGAGTTGGATTACTGGCTAAAATAGAGGAAGTGATTCGTCAGCGTGTAATAGATATAGTTCTGCCAGAGACGGATAATGTCATCCCGCACGTAATCATGGGTAGCAAAGGTTTGTAACAGGAACCGTCCCTCAAAGCACTCGGTCAGTAAGCCATGGTTGGTTTTATCGGTGCCGCTCGTGCCTAAGAGGAGGGTGGCTTTGGGAGGTTCGCCGCCGATGGTCTGGGAGACCTTCATCAGGTCGCCTGCAACGGATCTGCCTGCCCGCCAGCGGCGAGGGTGGCCTGCAAAGCCAGCGCCGCAACGGTCGCCTGCTGAGAAGTATCCTGGGCAGAAAACTGGCTCAGGTCACAAGCCAAGACAGCGATCATTAAAGCGGTAATAGCGACCAGCGCCAACCGACTTCGCTTTCGGAAGTTTGAGAGAGCGTTCATCGGACCTCCTTTTTCTTTAAGAGAGTATTCCACTGCCAGGGTCTTTTTAATAAAAAGGAAAAGGAAACAGAAGGCA from Anaerolineae bacterium encodes the following:
- a CDS encoding Dihydrolipoamide acetyltransferase component of pyruvate dehydrogenase complex, giving the protein MATEVFMPALGIAQDTGKLLEWLVQEGQTVQKGQPLMVIETDKTTVEIEAPASGILANVRARPGEDIPVGQVIAHILEAGESVATAQARVSPSSGPAKAASPVAARLAAEKGLDLSQVPSHGERVTKEDVLAYLAAQAQTAAPAQRVLASPKARRLARESGIALEALKGSGPQGAVLAADVLQAVESRPPLVPSVNTSGIEQPAMVSRMWRTMAKRMSESWRTVPHFFLEIEVNASALLKWKEHLRARGQAEVTITDLLIKLTALALHEHPRLNASWIDEDLVLHEEINIGLAVMVEEGLLVPVIHHADRLGVLEIAARRKKLIAGAQANRLSLEEMSGGTFTLSNLGMFGVSAFSAIINPPEAGILAVGGIEEKVLARQGEMVIQPRMRLTLSLDHRVVDGARGAQFLQTLKGLIEEPLRALE